From Streptomyces chrestomyceticus JCM 4735, one genomic window encodes:
- a CDS encoding SsgA family sporulation/cell division regulator — protein MQSVIDQAVQVRLIATAPGSRTVPAVLHYHPADPLAVRITFPPEISLDGAAVDWAFARELLADGLESPAGTGDVRVRPVGRGRTVLEFHVEDGVAMVQVDAADLRRFLDRTYQAVPAGRELLDVDRGLAELLGDV, from the coding sequence GTGCAGAGTGTCATCGACCAAGCCGTCCAGGTACGTCTCATCGCGACCGCGCCCGGCTCCCGGACCGTGCCCGCGGTGCTGCACTACCACCCGGCCGACCCCCTCGCCGTGCGGATCACCTTCCCGCCGGAGATCTCCCTGGACGGCGCCGCGGTCGACTGGGCCTTCGCCCGTGAACTCCTCGCCGACGGTCTGGAGTCCCCGGCGGGCACCGGAGACGTACGGGTGCGCCCGGTGGGCCGGGGCCGCACGGTGCTGGAGTTCCACGTCGAGGACGGCGTCGCGATGGTGCAGGTCGACGCCGCCGACCTGCGCCGCTTCCTGGACCGTACGTACCAGGCCGTGCCCGCGGGCCGGGAACTCCTCGACGTGGACCGGGGCCTCGCGGAGCTGCTCGGCGACGTGTGA
- a CDS encoding polysaccharide deacetylase family protein has product MARHVRRSGIIGGTAVAVASLGVAGYLTFGQSGATSEAHAGTTEQAKPAPVDPSIVHASDRPGKSLNITIDDGPDPVWTPKVLATLKKYDVKATFCMIGPQAAAHPDLVKQVVAAGHRLCDHTISHNTGMDHQPEAYQSKQIADAQQMIEKAAGGPRVDYYRAPGGAFTPYSRKLAAERGMRPLGWNVDSKDFERPGTDVIVRTVRKELRNGPTVLFHDGGGDRSQTVAAMDRLLPWMKQQGYGFGFPKR; this is encoded by the coding sequence ATGGCACGGCACGTCAGGCGGAGCGGCATCATCGGGGGAACCGCGGTGGCGGTGGCGTCGCTCGGGGTGGCCGGCTATCTGACCTTCGGGCAGTCCGGCGCCACCTCCGAGGCGCACGCGGGCACCACCGAACAGGCCAAGCCCGCCCCGGTGGACCCGAGCATCGTGCACGCCTCCGACCGGCCCGGCAAGAGCCTCAACATCACCATCGACGACGGCCCGGACCCGGTCTGGACCCCCAAGGTGCTGGCCACGCTCAAGAAGTACGACGTCAAGGCCACCTTCTGCATGATCGGCCCGCAGGCCGCGGCCCACCCGGACCTGGTCAAGCAGGTGGTGGCGGCCGGCCACAGGCTCTGCGACCACACCATCAGCCACAACACCGGCATGGACCACCAGCCCGAGGCGTACCAGTCGAAGCAGATAGCCGACGCCCAGCAGATGATCGAGAAGGCGGCCGGCGGCCCGCGGGTCGACTACTACCGGGCGCCGGGCGGCGCGTTCACCCCGTACAGCAGGAAGCTGGCGGCGGAGCGGGGGATGCGCCCGCTCGGCTGGAACGTGGACAGCAAGGACTTCGAGCGGCCGGGCACCGACGTGATCGTGCGCACGGTGCGCAAGGAGCTGCGCAACGGACCGACCGTCCTCTTCCACGACGGCGGCGGCGACCGAAGCCAGACGGTGGCGGCGATGGACCGGCTGCTGCCGTGGATGAAGCAGCAGGGGTACGGATTCGGGTTCCCGAAGCGCTGA
- a CDS encoding response regulator transcription factor → MPRVLLIEDDAAVRDGVTLALRRRGHEVAAAASGEDGLDLLPAFRPDIVLLDLMLPGKDGFEVCRRIRADRQLPIIMLTARGDDLDVVLGLEAGADDYIVKPARGEVLEARIRAVLRRTALPADGDTGPAEPGPAPVETYGELTVDRAGLVVSKGGTDLPLAPSEMKLLLFLSATPGQVFSRQQLLEHVWEHSYHGDARLVDACVMRLRTKIEDTPRSPRYVQTVRGFGYRFGPL, encoded by the coding sequence ATGCCCCGAGTACTTCTGATCGAGGACGACGCCGCCGTGCGCGACGGAGTCACCCTCGCGCTCCGCCGGCGCGGCCACGAGGTGGCGGCCGCGGCCAGCGGCGAGGACGGCCTGGACCTCCTGCCCGCCTTCCGCCCCGACATCGTGCTGCTGGACCTGATGCTCCCGGGCAAGGACGGCTTCGAGGTCTGCCGGCGCATCCGCGCCGACCGCCAGCTTCCGATCATCATGCTCACCGCCCGCGGCGACGACCTCGACGTGGTCCTCGGCCTGGAGGCGGGCGCCGACGACTACATCGTCAAGCCCGCGCGCGGCGAAGTACTGGAGGCCCGCATCCGTGCGGTGCTGCGGCGCACCGCGCTGCCCGCCGACGGGGACACCGGCCCCGCCGAGCCGGGCCCGGCCCCCGTGGAGACCTACGGCGAACTGACTGTCGACCGGGCCGGACTCGTCGTCTCCAAGGGCGGCACCGACCTCCCGCTGGCCCCGTCCGAGATGAAGCTGCTGCTGTTCCTGTCGGCGACCCCCGGCCAGGTCTTCAGCCGCCAGCAGTTGCTGGAGCACGTCTGGGAGCACAGCTACCACGGCGACGCGCGCCTGGTGGACGCGTGCGTGATGCGGCTGCGTACGAAGATCGAGGACACCCCGCGCTCCCCCCGGTACGTCCAGACCGTCCGCGGCTTCGGCTACCGTTTCGGCCCCCTGTGA